A window of Ictidomys tridecemlineatus isolate mIctTri1 chromosome 15, mIctTri1.hap1, whole genome shotgun sequence contains these coding sequences:
- the Adat1 gene encoding tRNA-specific adenosine deaminase 1 isoform X3: protein MWTPDEIAQLCYKHYEIRLPKQGKPEPNREWTLLAAVVKIQFPIYEASDTPDKPVQVTKEVVSMGTGTKCIGQSKMRKSGDILNDSHAEVIARRSFQRYLLYQLQLAATLNKESIFVPGTQRGLWKLRPNLLFVFFSSHTPCGDASIIPMLEFEEQPCCPVIRDQDSSLSLEDSGNVKTPENERKYKDPDGPVTKKMRFEPGTPARFFTNGTAQHGKQDSGPFASGVRSSNLTVERLATVACGAPRSATVVDIYRTGAKCVPGEAEDLRKPGAAYHQVGLLRVKPGRGDRTCSMSCSDKMARWNVLGCQGALLMHFLEEPIYLSAVVIGKCPYSQEVMQRALIGRCQNVLALPKGYGVQGLKIQQSDLLFEQSRCAVQTKRADSPGRLVPCGSAISWAAVPEQPLDVTANGFPQGTTKKGIGSLQARSRISKVELFRSFQKLLSSISEDKWPDSLSSACREWEFGRFVSGLAEVNKGDILES, encoded by the exons ATGTGGACCCCAGATGAGATCGCTCAACTGTGCTATAAGCACTATGAGATCAGGCTGCCCAAGCAAGGGAAGCCGGAGCCAAACCGTGAATGGACGTTGTTGGCAGCTGTAGTGAAGATACAGTTTCCAATTTATGAGGCCAGTGACACTCCTGATAAGCCAGTACAAG TGACAAAAGAAGTTGTCTCAATGGGAACAGGAACGAAATGCATAGGCCAATCCAAAATGAGGAAGAGTG GAGATATTCTCAACGATAGCCATGCTGAGGTCATAGCCAGAAGGAGTTTCCAAAG GTACCTTCTCTATCAGCTGCAGTTGGCAGCTACCCTAAACAAGGAGAGTATCTTTGTCCCAGGAACTCAAAGAGGACTGTGGAAACTCAGACCCAACCTCTTGTTTGTGTTTTTCTCCAGCCATACGCCCT GTGGCGATGCCTCCATCATTCCAATGCTTGAGTTTGAAGAACAGCCTTGCTGTCCTGTCATCAGAGATCAGGATAGCAGTTTATCATTAGAAGACAGTGGTAATGTGAAGACTcctgaaaatgaaaggaaatacaAAGACCCTGACGGTCCTGTAACCAAAAAGATGAGGTTTGAGCCTGGAACTCCTGCCAGGTTCTTCACCAATGGCACAGCTCAGCATGGCAAGCAAGACAGTGGCCCGTTTGCATCAGGTGTCAGAAGCTCTAACCTCACTGTAGAAAGATTGGCCACTGTCGCCTGTGGCGCTCCCAGGAGTGCCACAGTGGTGGACATTTATAGAACTGGAGCCAAGTGTGTGCCTGGAGAAGCTGAAGACTTGAGGAAGCCAGGTGCTGCATACCACCAGGTGGGGTTGCTCCGAGTGAAGCCAGGCCGGGGAGACAGGACCTGCTCCATGTCATGCAGTGACAAGATGGCCCGATGGAATGTCCTTGGCTGCCAGGGTGCACTTTTGATGCATTTCTTAGAAGAGCCCATCTACCTGTCAGCTGTGGTCATTGGGAAGTGCCCATACAGCCAGGAAGTCATGCAGAGAGCACTGATTGGAAG GTGTCAAAATGTCTTGGCTTTACCCAAAGGTTATGGAGTTCAAGGACTGAAAATACAGCAGTCAGATTTACTGTTTGAACAGAGTCGCTGTGCAGTGCAGACAAAAAGGGCTGACAGTCCCGGCCGACTTGTTCCATGTGGGTCAG CTATCAGCTGGGCTGCAGTTCCTGAGCAGCCATTGGATGTTACTGCCAATGGCTTTCCACAGGGAACAACAAAGAAAGGAATTGGAAGTCTTCAGGCCAG ATCCCGAATCAGCAAAGTGGAACTCTTCAGATCATTCCAGAAGCTGCTGAGCAGCATTTCAGAAGACAAGTGGCCAGACTCCCTCAG CTCTGCCTGCAGAGAATGGGAATTTGGAAGGTTTGTGTCTGGTCTTGCTGAAGTGAACAAGGGGGACATTCTTGAGTCTTAA
- the Adat1 gene encoding tRNA-specific adenosine deaminase 1 isoform X4, whose amino-acid sequence MWTPDEIAQLCYKHYEIRLPKQGKPEPNREWTLLAAVVKIQFPIYEASDTPDKPVQVTKEVVSMGTGTKCIGQSKMRKSGDILNDSHAEVIARRSFQRYLLYQLQLAATLNKESIFVPGTQRGLWKLRPNLLFVFFSSHTPCGDASIIPMLEFEEQPCCPVIRDQDSSLSLEDSGNVKTPENERKYKDPDGPVTKKMRFEPGTPARFFTNGTAQHGKQDSGPFASGVRSSNLTVERLATVACGAPRSATVVDIYRTGAKCVPGEAEDLRKPGAAYHQVGLLRVKPGRGDRTCSMSCSDKMARWNVLGCQGALLMHFLEEPIYLSAVVIGKCPYSQEVMQRALIGRCQNVLALPKGYGVQGLKIQQSDLLFEQSRCAVQTKRADSPGRLVPCGSAISWAAVPEQPLDVTANGFPQGTTKKGIGSLQARSRISKVELFRSFQKLLSSISEDKWPDSLRYS is encoded by the exons ATGTGGACCCCAGATGAGATCGCTCAACTGTGCTATAAGCACTATGAGATCAGGCTGCCCAAGCAAGGGAAGCCGGAGCCAAACCGTGAATGGACGTTGTTGGCAGCTGTAGTGAAGATACAGTTTCCAATTTATGAGGCCAGTGACACTCCTGATAAGCCAGTACAAG TGACAAAAGAAGTTGTCTCAATGGGAACAGGAACGAAATGCATAGGCCAATCCAAAATGAGGAAGAGTG GAGATATTCTCAACGATAGCCATGCTGAGGTCATAGCCAGAAGGAGTTTCCAAAG GTACCTTCTCTATCAGCTGCAGTTGGCAGCTACCCTAAACAAGGAGAGTATCTTTGTCCCAGGAACTCAAAGAGGACTGTGGAAACTCAGACCCAACCTCTTGTTTGTGTTTTTCTCCAGCCATACGCCCT GTGGCGATGCCTCCATCATTCCAATGCTTGAGTTTGAAGAACAGCCTTGCTGTCCTGTCATCAGAGATCAGGATAGCAGTTTATCATTAGAAGACAGTGGTAATGTGAAGACTcctgaaaatgaaaggaaatacaAAGACCCTGACGGTCCTGTAACCAAAAAGATGAGGTTTGAGCCTGGAACTCCTGCCAGGTTCTTCACCAATGGCACAGCTCAGCATGGCAAGCAAGACAGTGGCCCGTTTGCATCAGGTGTCAGAAGCTCTAACCTCACTGTAGAAAGATTGGCCACTGTCGCCTGTGGCGCTCCCAGGAGTGCCACAGTGGTGGACATTTATAGAACTGGAGCCAAGTGTGTGCCTGGAGAAGCTGAAGACTTGAGGAAGCCAGGTGCTGCATACCACCAGGTGGGGTTGCTCCGAGTGAAGCCAGGCCGGGGAGACAGGACCTGCTCCATGTCATGCAGTGACAAGATGGCCCGATGGAATGTCCTTGGCTGCCAGGGTGCACTTTTGATGCATTTCTTAGAAGAGCCCATCTACCTGTCAGCTGTGGTCATTGGGAAGTGCCCATACAGCCAGGAAGTCATGCAGAGAGCACTGATTGGAAG GTGTCAAAATGTCTTGGCTTTACCCAAAGGTTATGGAGTTCAAGGACTGAAAATACAGCAGTCAGATTTACTGTTTGAACAGAGTCGCTGTGCAGTGCAGACAAAAAGGGCTGACAGTCCCGGCCGACTTGTTCCATGTGGGTCAG CTATCAGCTGGGCTGCAGTTCCTGAGCAGCCATTGGATGTTACTGCCAATGGCTTTCCACAGGGAACAACAAAGAAAGGAATTGGAAGTCTTCAGGCCAG ATCCCGAATCAGCAAAGTGGAACTCTTCAGATCATTCCAGAAGCTGCTGAGCAGCATTTCAGAAGACAAGTGGCCAGACTCCCTCAG
- the Adat1 gene encoding tRNA-specific adenosine deaminase 1 isoform X1: MWTPDEIAQLCYKHYEIRLPKQGKPEPNREWTLLAAVVKIQFPIYEASDTPDKPVQVTKEVVSMGTGTKCIGQSKMRKSGDILNDSHAEVIARRSFQRYLLYQLQLAATLNKESIFVPGTQRGLWKLRPNLLFVFFSSHTPCGDASIIPMLEFEEQPCCPVIRDQDSSLSLEDSGNVKTPENERKYKDPDGPVTKKMRFEPGTPARFFTNGTAQHGKQDSGPFASGVRSSNLTVERLATVACGAPRSATVVDIYRTGAKCVPGEAEDLRKPGAAYHQVGLLRVKPGRGDRTCSMSCSDKMARWNVLGCQGALLMHFLEEPIYLSAVVIGKCPYSQEVMQRALIGRCQNVLALPKGYGVQGLKIQQSDLLFEQSRCAVQTKRADSPGRLVPCGSAISWAAVPEQPLDVTANGFPQGTTKKGIGSLQARSRISKVELFRSFQKLLSSISEDKWPDSLSSWRTQHLPLCVVLRIEPGPHACQASMLPLEPHPQPFKTISYLLLGTIE, encoded by the exons ATGTGGACCCCAGATGAGATCGCTCAACTGTGCTATAAGCACTATGAGATCAGGCTGCCCAAGCAAGGGAAGCCGGAGCCAAACCGTGAATGGACGTTGTTGGCAGCTGTAGTGAAGATACAGTTTCCAATTTATGAGGCCAGTGACACTCCTGATAAGCCAGTACAAG TGACAAAAGAAGTTGTCTCAATGGGAACAGGAACGAAATGCATAGGCCAATCCAAAATGAGGAAGAGTG GAGATATTCTCAACGATAGCCATGCTGAGGTCATAGCCAGAAGGAGTTTCCAAAG GTACCTTCTCTATCAGCTGCAGTTGGCAGCTACCCTAAACAAGGAGAGTATCTTTGTCCCAGGAACTCAAAGAGGACTGTGGAAACTCAGACCCAACCTCTTGTTTGTGTTTTTCTCCAGCCATACGCCCT GTGGCGATGCCTCCATCATTCCAATGCTTGAGTTTGAAGAACAGCCTTGCTGTCCTGTCATCAGAGATCAGGATAGCAGTTTATCATTAGAAGACAGTGGTAATGTGAAGACTcctgaaaatgaaaggaaatacaAAGACCCTGACGGTCCTGTAACCAAAAAGATGAGGTTTGAGCCTGGAACTCCTGCCAGGTTCTTCACCAATGGCACAGCTCAGCATGGCAAGCAAGACAGTGGCCCGTTTGCATCAGGTGTCAGAAGCTCTAACCTCACTGTAGAAAGATTGGCCACTGTCGCCTGTGGCGCTCCCAGGAGTGCCACAGTGGTGGACATTTATAGAACTGGAGCCAAGTGTGTGCCTGGAGAAGCTGAAGACTTGAGGAAGCCAGGTGCTGCATACCACCAGGTGGGGTTGCTCCGAGTGAAGCCAGGCCGGGGAGACAGGACCTGCTCCATGTCATGCAGTGACAAGATGGCCCGATGGAATGTCCTTGGCTGCCAGGGTGCACTTTTGATGCATTTCTTAGAAGAGCCCATCTACCTGTCAGCTGTGGTCATTGGGAAGTGCCCATACAGCCAGGAAGTCATGCAGAGAGCACTGATTGGAAG GTGTCAAAATGTCTTGGCTTTACCCAAAGGTTATGGAGTTCAAGGACTGAAAATACAGCAGTCAGATTTACTGTTTGAACAGAGTCGCTGTGCAGTGCAGACAAAAAGGGCTGACAGTCCCGGCCGACTTGTTCCATGTGGGTCAG CTATCAGCTGGGCTGCAGTTCCTGAGCAGCCATTGGATGTTACTGCCAATGGCTTTCCACAGGGAACAACAAAGAAAGGAATTGGAAGTCTTCAGGCCAG ATCCCGAATCAGCAAAGTGGAACTCTTCAGATCATTCCAGAAGCTGCTGAGCAGCATTTCAGAAGACAAGTGGCCAGACTCCCTCAG
- the Adat1 gene encoding tRNA-specific adenosine deaminase 1 isoform X2, producing the protein MWTPDEIAQLCYKHYEIRLPKQGKPEPNREWTLLAAVVKIQFPIYEASDTPDKPVQVTKEVVSMGTGTKCIGQSKMRKSGDILNDSHAEVIARRSFQRYLLYQLQLAATLNKESIFVPGTQRGLWKLRPNLLFVFFSSHTPCGDASIIPMLEFEEQPCCPVIRDQDSSLSLEDSGNVKTPENERKYKDPDGPVTKKMRFEPGTPARFFTNGTAQHGKQDSGPFASGVRSSNLTVERLATVACGAPRSATVVDIYRTGAKCVPGEAEDLRKPGAAYHQVGLLRVKPGRGDRTCSMSCSDKMARWNVLGCQGALLMHFLEEPIYLSAVVIGKCPYSQEVMQRALIGRCQNVLALPKGYGVQGLKIQQSDLLFEQSRCAVQTKRADSPGRLVPCGSAISWAAVPEQPLDVTANGFPQGTTKKGIGSLQARSRISKVELFRSFQKLLSSISEDKWPDSLRLQKLDTYQEHKEAASAYQEAWSALRKQAFASWIRNPPDYHQFK; encoded by the exons ATGTGGACCCCAGATGAGATCGCTCAACTGTGCTATAAGCACTATGAGATCAGGCTGCCCAAGCAAGGGAAGCCGGAGCCAAACCGTGAATGGACGTTGTTGGCAGCTGTAGTGAAGATACAGTTTCCAATTTATGAGGCCAGTGACACTCCTGATAAGCCAGTACAAG TGACAAAAGAAGTTGTCTCAATGGGAACAGGAACGAAATGCATAGGCCAATCCAAAATGAGGAAGAGTG GAGATATTCTCAACGATAGCCATGCTGAGGTCATAGCCAGAAGGAGTTTCCAAAG GTACCTTCTCTATCAGCTGCAGTTGGCAGCTACCCTAAACAAGGAGAGTATCTTTGTCCCAGGAACTCAAAGAGGACTGTGGAAACTCAGACCCAACCTCTTGTTTGTGTTTTTCTCCAGCCATACGCCCT GTGGCGATGCCTCCATCATTCCAATGCTTGAGTTTGAAGAACAGCCTTGCTGTCCTGTCATCAGAGATCAGGATAGCAGTTTATCATTAGAAGACAGTGGTAATGTGAAGACTcctgaaaatgaaaggaaatacaAAGACCCTGACGGTCCTGTAACCAAAAAGATGAGGTTTGAGCCTGGAACTCCTGCCAGGTTCTTCACCAATGGCACAGCTCAGCATGGCAAGCAAGACAGTGGCCCGTTTGCATCAGGTGTCAGAAGCTCTAACCTCACTGTAGAAAGATTGGCCACTGTCGCCTGTGGCGCTCCCAGGAGTGCCACAGTGGTGGACATTTATAGAACTGGAGCCAAGTGTGTGCCTGGAGAAGCTGAAGACTTGAGGAAGCCAGGTGCTGCATACCACCAGGTGGGGTTGCTCCGAGTGAAGCCAGGCCGGGGAGACAGGACCTGCTCCATGTCATGCAGTGACAAGATGGCCCGATGGAATGTCCTTGGCTGCCAGGGTGCACTTTTGATGCATTTCTTAGAAGAGCCCATCTACCTGTCAGCTGTGGTCATTGGGAAGTGCCCATACAGCCAGGAAGTCATGCAGAGAGCACTGATTGGAAG GTGTCAAAATGTCTTGGCTTTACCCAAAGGTTATGGAGTTCAAGGACTGAAAATACAGCAGTCAGATTTACTGTTTGAACAGAGTCGCTGTGCAGTGCAGACAAAAAGGGCTGACAGTCCCGGCCGACTTGTTCCATGTGGGTCAG CTATCAGCTGGGCTGCAGTTCCTGAGCAGCCATTGGATGTTACTGCCAATGGCTTTCCACAGGGAACAACAAAGAAAGGAATTGGAAGTCTTCAGGCCAG ATCCCGAATCAGCAAAGTGGAACTCTTCAGATCATTCCAGAAGCTGCTGAGCAGCATTTCAGAAGACAAGTGGCCAGACTCCCTCAG GTTGCAGAAGTTGGACACCTACCAGGAGCATAAGGAGGCTGCATCTGCTTACCAGGAAGCCTGGAGCGCACTTCGGAAGCAAGCCTTTGCATCCTGGATCAGAAACCCACCAGACTATCACCAGTTTAAATGA